From Lycium ferocissimum isolate CSIRO_LF1 chromosome 12, AGI_CSIRO_Lferr_CH_V1, whole genome shotgun sequence, one genomic window encodes:
- the LOC132039934 gene encoding high mobility group B protein 9 → MMSQEAIVQANKQVYPPPMASHEKIVNDPNLFKECLKNFHSVMGSKYTVPVIGGKDLDLYVLYVEVTKRGGFDKVVTDKKWREVSSVFKFSPTTTSASYALRKHYFTLLHQFEQVYFFRHEVPLIDKSPGSMCFQAEGTIDAKFDCGYLVSIKMGSEVLNGVLYHPQQPASSSSSKLPAQTCNAIVPYNSPPHHHSGRRNRRRKGGDPNRPKPNRSGYNFYFAEKHAMLKSLYPNKEREFTKMIGESWNNLSPEEKTVYQNIGVKDKERYQKELKEYKERLMTTSGY, encoded by the exons ATGATGTCTCAAGAAGCTATAGTTCAGGCCAACAAACAAGTGTATCCTCCACCAATGGCTTCACATGAGAAGATTGTGAATGACCCAAATCTATTCAAGGAATGTCTCAAGAATTTTCACTCTGTTATGGGCTCAAAGTACAC GGTTCCTGTGATTGGAGGAAAGGATCTTGATTTGTATGTTCTCTATGTAGAGGTGACAAAAAGGGGTGGCTTTGACAAG gttgtGACAGACAAGAAATGGAGAGAAGTGAGTTCAGTATTCAAGTTTTCTCCAACCACAACAAGTGCTTCATATGCATTGAGGAAACATTATTTCACTTTGCTTCATCAGTTTGAACAAGTTTACTTCTTTAGACATGAAGTTCCCTTGATTGATAAATCTCCAG GGTCAATGTGTTTCCAAGCTGAAGGGACAATTGATGCCAAATTTGACTGTGGTTATTTGGTGTCCATCAAAATGGGATCTGAAGTTCTCAATGGAGTACTTTACCATCCACAACAACCagcttcatcatcttcttccaaATTACCTGCACAAACGTGCAATGCGATTGTACCTTACAATTCACCACCTCACCACCATTCAGGACGGAGGAACAGGAGGAGGAAGGGAGGAGACCCTAACCGCCCAAAGCCTAATAGGAGTGGATACAACTTCTATTTTGCTGAAAAACATGCCATGCTCAAATCTCTTTATCCAAATAAAGAGAGGGAATTCACTAAGATGATTGGAGAATCTTGGAACAATCTATCTCCTGAAGAAAAAACT GTGTATCAAAACATTGGTGTGAAAGACAAGGAAAGGTAccagaaggaattgaaggagtaCAAGGAAAGATTGATGACCACATCTGGCTACTAA